In a genomic window of Rhodovulum sp. P5:
- a CDS encoding NAD(P)/FAD-dependent oxidoreductase → MTPVMHDLAVLGGGPAGAVSAWLAARDGLRTVLIDPCMTVPRIEGLSPRLHLWLSRQGLLAGFDKLVGPLPRISHWGETIETVNREWLVDRAELDAHLRQAAVAAGARLHQATGRVADRGDGTVTLSLSDGAQLTARRVFDARGRKAHAGRGAVLRGPATVSICGWVEGSADATPSVSILPFEHGWLWVAAIGPGRVWVQFLGDADAPGTPTDRLLDALCHVAGFSGRVFGDLVVRDSAPVLMPPVEDLSVLPIGDAAAAGDPLSGHGQFWAVSGALAATAARKNLATRPGAESEALARRFLAERSREVFLRQARVGRDFIRLMTRFREYPFWERRWDFPDDEPLHAATDEFRTDRAVVVCDGVLEERQILRTPASPSGVAWFGRIPAVDAWEAFRSGMPVEDMVARWGEAARKLPEFIERERAGPVPDDEEPIR, encoded by the coding sequence ATGACGCCTGTTATGCATGACCTCGCGGTGCTGGGCGGCGGGCCCGCCGGGGCGGTGTCGGCATGGTTGGCCGCCCGGGACGGGCTGCGGACCGTTCTGATCGATCCCTGCATGACCGTCCCGCGGATCGAGGGGCTTAGCCCCCGCTTGCATCTCTGGCTGTCCCGCCAGGGGCTGCTGGCCGGGTTCGACAAGCTGGTCGGGCCGCTGCCGCGGATCAGCCATTGGGGCGAAACCATTGAGACCGTGAACCGCGAATGGCTGGTGGACCGGGCAGAGCTTGACGCGCATCTGAGGCAGGCGGCCGTTGCGGCGGGGGCCAGATTGCATCAGGCGACCGGGCGGGTTGCCGACCGGGGCGACGGGACGGTGACACTTTCGCTGTCCGACGGGGCGCAACTGACGGCAAGGCGTGTCTTCGACGCGCGGGGCCGCAAGGCCCATGCCGGGCGCGGCGCCGTGCTGCGCGGCCCTGCGACGGTGTCGATCTGCGGTTGGGTCGAGGGCAGCGCCGATGCCACGCCCTCCGTTTCGATCCTGCCCTTCGAACACGGGTGGCTGTGGGTCGCCGCGATTGGCCCCGGGCGGGTCTGGGTGCAGTTCCTCGGCGATGCCGATGCGCCGGGCACGCCAACCGACCGGTTGCTGGATGCGCTGTGCCATGTCGCGGGCTTTTCCGGCCGCGTCTTCGGTGACTTGGTCGTGCGGGACTCTGCCCCTGTCCTGATGCCACCAGTAGAGGATCTGTCGGTCCTGCCCATCGGCGATGCGGCCGCGGCGGGCGACCCCCTGTCCGGGCATGGCCAGTTCTGGGCGGTGTCCGGTGCGCTCGCGGCCACGGCGGCGCGCAAGAACCTTGCAACCCGCCCCGGTGCGGAGAGCGAGGCGCTCGCCCGCCGCTTCCTGGCCGAACGGTCGCGAGAGGTGTTCCTGCGGCAGGCCCGGGTCGGGCGTGATTTCATCCGCCTGATGACGCGCTTTCGCGAATACCCGTTCTGGGAACGGCGCTGGGATTTCCCCGACGATGAACCGCTGCATGCCGCGACGGACGAGTTTCGAACCGACCGGGCGGTCGTCGTCTGTGATGGCGTGCTGGAGGAACGGCAGATCCTGCGCACCCCCGCCTCCCCCTCTGGCGTGGCATGGTTCGGGCGGATCCCGGCTGTCGATGCGTGGGAGGCGTTTCGGAGCGGCATGCCCGTCGAAGACATGGTCGCACGCTGGGGAGAAGCGGCGCGCAAGCTGCCGGAATTCATCGAACGGGAACGCGCGGGGCCAGTGCCCGACGATGAGGAACCGATCAGGTAA